The proteins below are encoded in one region of Candidatus Methylacidiphilales bacterium:
- a CDS encoding N-6 DNA methylase, producing the protein MTRTELREKLRQKFSSETWKDILPRLFPGTAFFQAPQEVIADGEVAKSIRQTGFLPLADDSRLGLFEVEIASEHTVIARNRVGLRALVAKLVDQAAIHGALVLFYRPSSQEYRLSFITKQSSFTVDGKLQTTETAPKRYTYVLGPEEPCTTATQRLGELLERDARPTLDSVTQAFSVARVTREFYKAIEQHHADLKEHLEKIKRIKGFEEPRIRAQFATRLLGRLVFLRFLAKKGIVPIALFDPENERDVTFYQKTLGALFFQTLNKPKEDRPANLPPEFSKVPYLNGGLFEPHDPHDGWPNPSFYIPPEWFKNLFETFQAYNFTVDENSLQDVEIAVDPEMLGQIFENLLATVNTETGQSARDAHGTFYTPREVVDYLCRQGVRLRLQNLFPEVKEDQWEALFAQSSGTALAEFSVDKGRLLDSLDKLKIFDPAVGSGAFPIGILHVLAELYEKLDDHFDAYKIKLRIIKNNLYGADIEPMAIELAKLRCWLSLMVESDRIKVLPLPNLDLKFFCLNTLFDPPPLDREDLFLRDGLIELYDLEQDFFGCNAKEKPARRLAIGKKLDELYQGVRSQYVRTALKKGTESKKRKSALDAASLYPENKTLFQDWLNQGTHALPFFPKELLCPDVFPLQSVTGGTVLNNLLLVNQIKGQQELVTKKQPPRSGFDVVVANPPYVRQEDIKELKPRLEHYECFKGTADLYVYFYERSVQLLTRGGSLAFITSNKYFRAGYGDKLRGFLAERHTLHQVIDFGDAPVFTAVAYPSIVLLTKEQPDSGEVKAMTWEPGSPVEDFARIFSAQSFFIQQNLFTAESWRIERPDVLALLKRLKEYGTPLGEYINRRLYRGILTGMNDAFVVDRETRDALIAKHPSSEVVLKPFLRGRDVKRWRTEFDAQFLIKIESSENATHPWTGEKDSEAWKTFGEIYPAIKCFMEGLEDIKLEEPDKRGCKNKFEQLKSRDDQGKYFWELRSCAYWKEFENPKIIIPAIEKDCAYAPELNGFYSNDKTSICVTSEIDFLLAQLNSSVLFWLIRKTAATKQGGFYEFKPMYVEALPIVSATEIQKRLVERIVSILISGGTTPLLESILNALIYELYFPEELHIANLRFFDLVDKTGLPEAGDAKAITAFTQVMTDPNHVLRRALFTLGSLPIVRLIESKQ; encoded by the coding sequence ATGACACGCACTGAACTACGCGAAAAACTCCGCCAAAAATTTTCCTCGGAAACGTGGAAGGATATTCTGCCCCGGCTATTTCCCGGCACGGCCTTCTTTCAAGCTCCGCAGGAAGTCATTGCAGATGGAGAAGTGGCTAAAAGTATCCGTCAAACGGGATTCCTCCCGCTGGCCGATGACAGTCGCTTGGGATTATTTGAAGTGGAGATAGCCAGCGAACACACGGTCATTGCCCGCAATCGCGTTGGCCTTCGTGCACTTGTAGCCAAGCTGGTAGATCAGGCCGCCATTCACGGGGCCTTGGTGCTGTTTTATCGCCCCAGCAGCCAGGAATACCGACTTTCCTTCATCACAAAGCAATCAAGTTTTACCGTAGACGGGAAACTTCAGACAACCGAGACGGCCCCCAAGCGTTACACCTATGTCCTTGGCCCAGAGGAGCCCTGTACAACGGCCACCCAACGCTTGGGTGAATTGCTGGAACGGGATGCCCGTCCCACTTTGGATTCGGTCACCCAAGCTTTCTCGGTCGCACGTGTAACCCGTGAATTTTACAAAGCCATTGAACAACATCATGCCGATCTAAAAGAGCACTTGGAAAAGATCAAGCGCATCAAAGGGTTTGAAGAACCGCGTATTCGCGCTCAGTTTGCCACCCGTCTTCTGGGACGATTAGTATTCCTCCGATTTTTGGCCAAGAAAGGCATTGTCCCCATTGCCCTGTTCGATCCAGAGAATGAACGGGACGTCACTTTTTATCAGAAAACTCTTGGGGCTCTTTTCTTTCAGACCTTAAACAAGCCAAAGGAAGACCGTCCGGCCAACTTGCCACCGGAGTTTTCCAAGGTTCCTTATCTCAATGGCGGTTTGTTTGAACCGCATGACCCCCATGACGGTTGGCCCAATCCTTCGTTTTATATTCCCCCGGAGTGGTTCAAGAATCTGTTTGAAACCTTCCAAGCATACAACTTCACCGTCGATGAAAACTCGCTTCAGGATGTCGAAATCGCCGTTGACCCGGAAATGTTGGGGCAAATCTTTGAAAATTTGCTTGCCACAGTCAACACTGAGACAGGCCAGAGCGCCCGTGATGCACACGGCACGTTTTATACTCCGCGTGAAGTAGTAGATTATCTTTGTCGCCAAGGTGTACGCCTCAGGCTTCAGAACCTGTTCCCTGAAGTAAAAGAAGACCAGTGGGAAGCATTGTTTGCGCAATCTTCTGGAACCGCCTTGGCGGAGTTCTCCGTGGACAAAGGAAGACTGCTTGACTCCCTGGACAAACTAAAAATCTTTGACCCTGCGGTTGGCTCCGGGGCTTTCCCCATAGGTATTCTGCACGTTCTGGCGGAACTTTACGAAAAACTGGATGACCACTTTGACGCCTACAAAATTAAACTGAGGATCATTAAAAATAACCTCTACGGAGCGGACATTGAACCAATGGCAATTGAATTGGCAAAGCTCCGCTGCTGGCTGTCGCTTATGGTTGAATCCGACAGAATAAAAGTCCTGCCCTTGCCCAATTTGGATCTCAAATTTTTCTGCCTAAATACTTTATTTGATCCGCCGCCTTTGGATCGGGAAGATCTATTCTTACGGGATGGATTGATTGAACTGTACGATTTAGAACAGGATTTCTTCGGCTGCAACGCCAAGGAAAAGCCAGCCCGCCGTCTGGCCATTGGAAAGAAACTCGATGAGCTTTATCAAGGTGTCCGCAGCCAGTATGTCCGCACCGCTTTAAAAAAGGGAACCGAGTCCAAAAAACGAAAGAGCGCCTTGGACGCCGCCAGCCTTTATCCCGAAAACAAAACCTTGTTCCAAGACTGGCTTAATCAGGGCACTCACGCCCTGCCGTTCTTCCCGAAGGAATTGCTCTGTCCGGATGTCTTCCCGCTCCAATCCGTCACGGGCGGCACGGTTCTGAACAACCTACTTTTGGTCAACCAGATTAAGGGCCAGCAGGAGCTGGTGACCAAAAAACAACCGCCCCGCAGTGGGTTTGATGTGGTTGTGGCCAATCCTCCATATGTGAGGCAGGAAGACATCAAAGAGCTCAAGCCTCGGCTAGAACACTACGAATGCTTCAAGGGTACCGCAGATTTGTATGTCTATTTTTACGAGCGTTCTGTGCAGTTGTTGACTAGAGGTGGATCGCTGGCCTTCATCACATCGAATAAATATTTCCGCGCGGGTTATGGCGATAAATTGCGTGGTTTTCTGGCGGAAAGGCATACCCTGCATCAGGTCATTGATTTCGGGGATGCTCCGGTCTTCACCGCCGTTGCCTATCCCAGCATCGTGCTGCTTACGAAGGAACAGCCCGATTCCGGGGAGGTGAAAGCCATGACGTGGGAACCGGGGTCACCAGTGGAGGATTTTGCCCGCATCTTTTCGGCCCAAAGCTTCTTTATTCAACAAAATCTATTCACGGCAGAAAGCTGGAGGATTGAGCGGCCCGACGTGCTAGCCCTGCTGAAACGGCTAAAAGAATACGGTACGCCTCTGGGCGAATATATCAATCGGCGGCTCTATCGCGGCATTTTAACCGGTATGAATGATGCATTCGTAGTGGATAGGGAAACAAGAGATGCCTTGATTGCAAAGCACCCCTCCTCAGAAGTGGTGCTGAAACCGTTTTTGCGAGGACGAGATGTGAAACGTTGGCGCACAGAATTTGACGCTCAGTTTCTGATTAAAATCGAATCATCTGAAAATGCCACACACCCTTGGACTGGGGAGAAAGATTCGGAAGCTTGGAAGACTTTTGGTGAAATCTATCCAGCGATTAAGTGCTTTATGGAGGGCCTGGAAGACATAAAGCTTGAAGAGCCTGATAAACGCGGCTGCAAAAATAAGTTTGAACAACTAAAAAGTCGTGACGATCAAGGGAAATATTTCTGGGAGTTGCGTTCGTGCGCCTACTGGAAAGAGTTCGAAAATCCTAAAATTATCATTCCGGCAATCGAAAAAGATTGCGCATATGCTCCAGAACTTAACGGTTTTTATTCAAACGACAAAACCTCAATTTGCGTCACATCTGAAATCGACTTTTTACTAGCTCAACTAAATTCATCGGTTCTGTTTTGGCTTATCCGTAAAACGGCAGCCACAAAACAAGGCGGTTTTTATGAATTTAAGCCAATGTATGTGGAGGCTCTGCCTATTGTATCAGCCACAGAAATTCAAAAGAGATTGGTGGAACGCATTGTTTCAATTTTAATTTCGGGTGGAACAACTCCACTACTTGAATCCATCCTAAACGCCTTGATTTACGAACTCTATTTTCCAGAGGAATTACACATTGCAAATCTTCGCTTCTTTGATCTCGTAGACAAAACTGGCTTACCAGAAGCCGGTGATGCCAAGGCCATTACTGCTTTCACACAAGTCATGACCGACCCAAACCACGTTCTACGCCGCGCCCTATTTACTTTGGGTTCATTGCCAATTGTCCGTCTGATTGAATCGAAACAATGA
- a CDS encoding DUF1828 domain-containing protein, which produces MNRYRVFTPFMFQDGDHLAVVLRHEDGKWILADEGHTYMHLTYEIDEASLQKGTRQQIISNALDAFQVEDKDGELLMRIEKDRYGDALFSFVQALIKISDVTYLSRERVRSTFMEDFEGFMTQTIPASRRAFNWHDPQNDSEGKYLVDCKLNGMEKPIYIFALPNDDKVRDSTISLLNFERWGHKFRSLAIFEEQESINRKVLSRFSDVCEKQYSSLGANKERISKFLGEALAA; this is translated from the coding sequence ATGAATCGCTACCGGGTTTTTACCCCCTTCATGTTCCAAGACGGTGATCATCTGGCTGTGGTTTTGCGCCATGAAGATGGCAAGTGGATTCTTGCCGATGAAGGCCATACTTACATGCATTTGACCTACGAGATTGACGAAGCATCCCTTCAAAAAGGAACGCGTCAGCAAATTATTAGCAATGCCCTGGATGCTTTCCAAGTAGAAGATAAGGACGGAGAACTCCTAATGCGGATTGAGAAAGATCGCTACGGTGATGCTCTGTTTAGTTTTGTCCAGGCATTGATCAAAATATCTGATGTTACCTACCTTTCACGGGAACGAGTACGGTCAACTTTCATGGAGGATTTTGAAGGCTTTATGACGCAGACAATTCCGGCCAGCCGAAGAGCTTTCAACTGGCACGATCCTCAAAATGACTCTGAAGGTAAATATCTGGTCGATTGTAAACTTAATGGTATGGAAAAACCGATTTACATATTTGCATTGCCAAATGACGACAAGGTAAGGGATTCAACTATTTCATTGCTTAACTTTGAGCGGTGGGGACACAAGTTCCGCTCGCTGGCCATTTTTGAAGAGCAGGAGTCAATCAACCGCAAGGTTTTGTCCCGATTTAGTGATGTTTGCGAAAAACAATATTCCAGCCTTGGAGCTAACAAAGAGCGCATCTCTAAATTCTTGGGTGAAGCCCTCGCTGCATGA
- a CDS encoding AAA family ATPase, with product MKIQKIILNNFRGFPGPLDYEFKLNGNNLLLFGENGSGKSSLYRALVELFQPDNLLTKSGAKKPFSSFRNAFARDNNNQLLATGKVRIEFDRPELTAEWSETQERSPHMQDAPTELNLTARSIGCLDYRAMLETNFVHRHGRVNLFSLIVEHLLAHIPISSHRKSDETLGIAWKRVLAVKPSSHRGSRWRNRVKNAEAFWNNTLPPLLGLLTDEVNKLLGDFKATGLTVKLTPGTLKYSETARKFYGMDVWLDATLNTETPEEPQHFLNEARLSALALSLFLAGYKMSIHEPSPGEIESARVLVLDDVLIGLDMDNRVPVLDILRNLFATWQILLLTHDRPWFEIAKQRLRPGGNWQAFEAYSRRVGDHEQPIVLDDSDLLLRALEYFEVGHVKSAAVYAREQFEVTLKWACETFAIPVRFRTSFRDVKANDLWTALKDAQRKIPLPAEYCTIAAGKTIRLPVKSQSVRIIPEKLVERVGYALSWVLNPLSHSEPVSRYSREIEDAIFAVDELDRTVRQSALDAHNELILQRRFLVGLLKRKPVSSEVENPVDLA from the coding sequence ATGAAAATCCAGAAGATCATTCTGAACAACTTTCGTGGGTTTCCCGGTCCACTGGATTACGAATTTAAACTAAATGGAAATAATCTGCTTTTATTCGGAGAAAATGGGAGCGGTAAATCCAGTCTTTATCGTGCTCTGGTTGAGTTGTTTCAGCCGGATAATCTACTTACAAAATCAGGTGCTAAAAAACCATTTTCTTCGTTTCGCAATGCCTTTGCCAGAGACAATAACAACCAACTGCTGGCCACGGGAAAAGTCAGAATTGAATTTGATCGACCTGAACTGACTGCGGAATGGTCAGAGACTCAAGAGCGTTCACCGCACATGCAGGATGCTCCAACAGAGTTAAATCTGACAGCAAGAAGTATTGGCTGCCTCGACTACCGAGCCATGCTTGAAACTAACTTCGTTCATCGCCATGGCAGGGTTAATTTGTTCTCGCTAATCGTGGAGCATCTCCTTGCTCACATACCTATTTCAAGCCACAGGAAAAGTGATGAAACTTTGGGAATTGCTTGGAAGCGTGTGCTTGCAGTCAAGCCTTCCAGTCATCGCGGAAGCCGTTGGAGAAACCGAGTTAAAAATGCGGAGGCCTTTTGGAACAACACTTTGCCTCCATTGTTAGGTTTATTGACTGATGAAGTTAACAAGCTTTTAGGTGACTTCAAAGCCACCGGACTAACCGTCAAACTCACTCCAGGCACATTAAAATACAGCGAAACCGCCAGAAAATTTTACGGGATGGATGTGTGGCTAGATGCAACTCTGAACACTGAAACTCCGGAGGAACCACAACACTTCTTGAATGAAGCTCGTCTTTCAGCCCTTGCTTTATCCTTGTTTTTGGCAGGGTACAAAATGAGCATCCATGAGCCTAGTCCCGGAGAAATAGAAAGTGCGCGAGTACTTGTTCTGGATGATGTATTAATTGGATTAGATATGGATAATCGAGTTCCTGTTTTAGACATCTTGCGCAATTTATTCGCTACCTGGCAGATATTACTGTTAACACATGATCGGCCTTGGTTTGAGATCGCTAAACAGCGATTACGTCCAGGAGGAAACTGGCAGGCATTTGAGGCCTATTCTCGACGTGTAGGAGACCATGAACAACCCATAGTTTTGGACGACTCCGATTTACTTCTTAGGGCGCTTGAATATTTTGAAGTTGGCCATGTTAAGTCTGCAGCAGTTTATGCTAGAGAACAGTTTGAAGTCACACTTAAATGGGCCTGTGAAACTTTCGCCATTCCTGTTCGCTTCCGTACATCTTTTCGTGATGTAAAAGCAAACGATTTGTGGACAGCTTTGAAGGACGCGCAAAGAAAGATTCCTTTGCCTGCCGAGTATTGCACTATTGCCGCTGGCAAAACCATTAGACTGCCAGTTAAATCCCAGAGTGTTCGGATCATTCCTGAAAAATTGGTTGAAAGAGTTGGATACGCACTGAGTTGGGTGTTAAATCCCCTTAGCCATTCCGAGCCTGTTAGCCGTTATAGTCGAGAGATTGAAGATGCCATTTTCGCAGTGGACGAACTTGATCGAACAGTGCGTCAATCCGCGCTTGATGCTCACAACGAACTCATTCTACAACGCAGATTTCTTGTTGGTTTGTTAAAAAGAAAGCCAGTATCATCTGAAGTCGAAAACCCAGTAGACTTGGCTTGA
- a CDS encoding helicase-related protein — protein MSSKFFTNAEGNTLLQKIQGVFEHKKVHFLDVLVGFLHASGYFRVRPFIAKAQKIRLLVGISVDHLIAEATTQGLQLTASDDQIRGELLKALIEDVQKADYKPEIEQGMVGLLEDISSEKVQLRVHPNRNLHAKIYIFREEHKHAHGYGAVITGSSNLTAAGLEKNFEFNVELRDDEEIEFAANTFEKLWGEGVPVTSAFAQELKQQTYLNDAFTPFDLYVKFLLEYFGSAIEFDPDSILDLPKGFKKLSYQVDAVNDGFTKLQQHNGFFLADVVGLGKTIIATLIARKFYYSNGFPSYQSHTLIVVPPALEEGWRQTVDKFNLNNVHFETVGSLHKITNARKYDLILVDEAHKFRSDTADMYRELQRICKTPTRQGLDKKVILISATPLNNRPQDIANLVYLFQDSKDSTLDVANLQHFFAPLIKEYERLKRDGTPKEVQEGVRKIYESIRETVIVPLTVRRTRKDIEAHPIYRDDIKRQGISFPKVRPPHRIYYPLDVKLEELYDRTFQAISGVNGGLTYYRYQAIAYLKPEKRARYQSALLISQQLARIMKTMLIKRLDSSFHAFRSSLKRFQDATQVMVNMFDKGAVYIAPNLPVNEFLLEDKEDELIKLIEEASLTDPTIQVVQPSDFEDAFLPGLKADLQLLSDLYAEWEAVDSDPKLDAFLLCLKDDLRQKTINPSGKLIVFSESKETSEYLAKQLEERGFGKLLNVSSHNRKERLPLVKANFDANLSLDQQANDYDILISTEVLAEGINLHRANVIINYDTPWNSTRLMQRIGRVNRIGTTADAIHIFNFFPTAKVEEDIELERKAKLKLHAFHVALGEDSQIYSEEEAPATFGLFDKLLEEEQDRRLDYLMWLREFREKNPNRFKQVKNLPRRARTGRQHKGFVGSSYVYVRSQRRDGFYFVSPDETVQEATFLAMADALKATPEEVSHPLPPEHHLHVSSSVEHFHSTWQQQMALDKKVEVQPGPTESNALYFLSALLRFPLSSPVEQQQFAAAQTAIKAGRFQNLARDLNKLRKSNDKAPVAMALLIEKAYKLCQGFPLLEEVEVTPSTPSHPAAVAQPPEIILSESFVG, from the coding sequence ATGTCTTCAAAGTTTTTTACAAACGCAGAAGGCAATACACTGCTCCAAAAAATCCAAGGGGTTTTTGAGCACAAAAAAGTCCACTTTCTGGATGTCCTTGTGGGTTTCCTTCATGCCTCGGGTTACTTCCGGGTTCGCCCCTTTATAGCCAAAGCGCAAAAGATACGCCTCCTTGTTGGCATTTCCGTTGACCACCTGATTGCAGAAGCAACCACGCAGGGACTTCAACTCACTGCCAGCGACGATCAAATTCGCGGGGAACTGCTCAAGGCACTGATTGAGGATGTTCAAAAAGCCGATTACAAACCAGAGATTGAACAGGGAATGGTTGGATTGCTTGAAGATATTTCAAGCGAAAAAGTCCAGCTTCGCGTTCACCCCAATAGAAATCTTCACGCTAAAATTTACATTTTCCGGGAAGAGCACAAGCACGCACACGGCTATGGAGCAGTAATTACAGGCTCCAGCAATTTAACGGCTGCCGGCCTGGAAAAGAATTTTGAATTCAACGTTGAGCTTCGTGATGACGAAGAAATCGAATTCGCGGCCAACACCTTTGAAAAACTTTGGGGTGAAGGCGTTCCCGTCACCTCTGCATTTGCCCAGGAATTAAAGCAACAGACTTACCTCAACGACGCATTCACACCCTTTGATCTTTACGTGAAGTTTCTCTTGGAATATTTCGGATCAGCTATCGAATTTGACCCTGATTCCATTCTGGATTTACCCAAGGGTTTCAAAAAGCTTTCTTATCAGGTGGATGCAGTCAACGACGGTTTCACCAAACTGCAACAGCACAATGGCTTTTTCTTGGCTGACGTGGTGGGGCTTGGAAAAACCATTATTGCCACCCTGATTGCCCGCAAATTTTATTACAGCAATGGCTTCCCATCCTATCAATCACATACGCTTATTGTGGTTCCTCCCGCCTTGGAAGAAGGGTGGCGACAGACGGTGGACAAATTCAATCTGAACAACGTTCATTTTGAAACGGTTGGCAGCCTTCACAAGATCACGAATGCCCGCAAGTATGATCTTATCTTAGTGGATGAAGCACATAAATTCCGTTCCGACACGGCGGATATGTATCGCGAACTCCAACGCATTTGTAAAACACCGACCCGGCAGGGTTTGGATAAAAAAGTCATTTTGATTTCGGCCACACCTCTCAACAATAGGCCGCAGGATATTGCCAATCTGGTTTACCTTTTTCAGGACAGCAAAGATTCCACTTTGGACGTGGCCAATTTGCAGCATTTCTTCGCTCCCTTAATCAAAGAATACGAACGTTTGAAGCGGGATGGAACTCCCAAAGAAGTGCAAGAAGGCGTCCGCAAAATTTACGAAAGCATCCGCGAAACGGTCATCGTCCCCTTGACTGTCAGACGCACCCGCAAAGACATTGAAGCACATCCCATATACCGGGATGATATAAAACGACAGGGCATCAGCTTCCCTAAAGTCCGTCCTCCACACCGGATTTACTACCCCTTGGATGTCAAGTTGGAGGAATTATATGACCGGACATTTCAAGCCATCAGTGGAGTCAACGGCGGTTTGACCTATTACCGTTATCAAGCCATTGCCTACCTCAAGCCAGAAAAACGGGCGCGGTATCAGTCTGCTCTTTTAATCTCCCAACAACTGGCCCGCATCATGAAAACGATGCTAATCAAGCGGTTGGATTCCAGCTTCCATGCCTTCCGCTCCAGCTTAAAACGGTTCCAGGATGCCACGCAAGTTATGGTCAACATGTTTGACAAGGGTGCGGTTTACATTGCTCCTAATCTGCCCGTGAATGAATTTCTGTTGGAAGACAAGGAAGACGAACTTATCAAATTGATAGAAGAAGCCTCGTTGACCGACCCAACCATACAGGTTGTTCAACCCTCGGATTTTGAAGACGCTTTTCTCCCCGGTTTAAAAGCGGATTTGCAGCTCTTGAGTGATCTCTATGCCGAATGGGAAGCCGTTGATTCTGACCCCAAACTGGACGCCTTTTTACTGTGCCTGAAAGACGATTTGCGCCAAAAAACAATCAATCCCTCGGGCAAGTTGATCGTCTTCTCCGAATCCAAGGAAACGTCTGAATACCTCGCCAAGCAACTGGAAGAACGGGGCTTTGGCAAGCTGCTCAATGTTTCCAGTCATAACCGTAAAGAACGGCTGCCGCTCGTTAAAGCCAATTTTGACGCCAATCTATCTCTTGACCAACAGGCCAATGACTATGACATCCTTATCTCCACCGAAGTTTTGGCTGAAGGCATCAATCTGCACAGGGCCAATGTCATCATTAATTATGACACCCCCTGGAACTCCACCCGGTTGATGCAACGCATTGGGCGGGTAAACCGTATTGGAACTACGGCAGATGCCATTCACATCTTTAACTTTTTCCCCACCGCCAAAGTGGAAGAAGACATTGAATTGGAGCGTAAAGCCAAACTCAAACTTCATGCCTTCCACGTTGCTTTGGGCGAAGATAGCCAGATTTATTCAGAAGAAGAGGCTCCGGCCACATTCGGACTGTTCGATAAACTGCTGGAAGAAGAACAAGATCGGCGCTTGGACTATCTTATGTGGCTGCGCGAATTCCGCGAAAAGAACCCCAACCGTTTCAAACAAGTCAAAAACCTTCCGCGCCGCGCCCGCACCGGGAGGCAGCACAAAGGCTTTGTGGGCTCCTCCTATGTTTACGTTCGTTCCCAGCGTCGGGATGGCTTTTATTTCGTTTCACCGGATGAAACGGTCCAAGAGGCCACCTTTCTGGCCATGGCGGATGCGCTCAAAGCTACCCCCGAAGAGGTTTCCCATCCCTTACCCCCGGAACATCACCTGCATGTCAGCTCATCGGTGGAACATTTCCACTCCACCTGGCAGCAACAAATGGCCTTGGATAAAAAGGTCGAAGTACAGCCGGGGCCTACAGAAAGTAATGCCCTGTATTTCCTCAGTGCTTTGTTGCGCTTCCCATTGAGCAGCCCTGTGGAACAGCAACAATTTGCAGCAGCTCAAACCGCAATTAAAGCGGGGCGATTCCAGAATCTGGCCCGTGACCTAAACAAATTGCGCAAAAGCAACGACAAAGCCCCGGTTGCCATGGCCTTGCTCATCGAAAAGGCTTACAAACTGTGCCAAGGGTTCCCCTTGTTGGAAGAGGTGGAAGTAACTCCATCTACTCCCTCCCACCCTGCGGCGGTAGCTCAACCCCCTGAAATCATTCTTTCTGAATCCTTTGTTGGTTAA